The Sulfitobacter guttiformis genome segment TTTGCTTCGGGCTGTTGTGCACGGTGCTTTTCTTCAATGCACTGCTTGCACGCTCTCCCTTTGGTCTGGCGCTCAACGCTGCACGGCAAACGCCTCAGCGGGTGCAAACCATCGGCCTTGATCCGACACGGCTCAAGCTGGTGGCTTTTGTGATTTCAGGCGTCATTACGGGGCTGGCGGGGGCGCTGTTCGCCGATCTGAACCGGTTTGTCAGCCCCACAATGTTCAGCTGGCAGATGTCGGGCGAGATTATGGTTTTCGTTATTCTGGGGGGTGTCGCGCGGCTGTGTGGTCCTGTTGTTGGTGCCGTCACATTTGTGATGCTCGAGCATTTTTTGGGGGGGCTCAGCGAATATTGGCATATCTATCTCGGCGCACTGTTGCTGTTGATTGTGCTGTTTGCGCGCGGCGGTCTGGTGGGACTGGTCGCGGGTCGGGGGGTTGCGCATGACTGATCCTGTTCTTGCCACGCACGGCCTGCACAAGACATTTGGCGCGCTCAAGGCAACTGACGATGTGTCAATCGAGCTGCGGCAAGGCGAAATCCATGCTATCATCGGCCCGAACGGGGCGGGGAAATCCACACTTATCGCACAGATCTGCGGCGGGCTGCGGCCTGACGCGGGGCGGGTCGAACTGTCGGGCCGTGACGTGAGCGCGCTCGACACCCGTGCGCGGACGCGTGCGGGTATTGGGCGCACTTTCCAGATCTCCGCACTGGCGATGGAAGATACGGTGTTGCAAAATGTGCTGCTGGGGGCGATTGGAGCTGCCGGCTCGCCGTGGCGGTTTTTCAAACCCGCACTGGGGGATACGGCCCTGCGCGAACATGCGGTCGAGGCGTTGCGCCGCGTAGGCCTCGAGGATCATCAGGCCGTTGTGACCGCCGAGCTAAGCCATGGCCAGCGCCGCCAACTGGAGGTAGCCGTAGCGCTGACCCTTACACCCAAGGCCTTTGTGATGGACGAGCCGATGGCCGGGCTGGGGGCGGAAGGGTCCAAAACCCTCACCGGATTTCTGGACGGATTGCGCGCACAGGCCCCGATTTTGCTGGTCGAGCATGATATGGACGCGGTATTTGCC includes the following:
- a CDS encoding ABC transporter ATP-binding protein; the protein is MTDPVLATHGLHKTFGALKATDDVSIELRQGEIHAIIGPNGAGKSTLIAQICGGLRPDAGRVELSGRDVSALDTRARTRAGIGRTFQISALAMEDTVLQNVLLGAIGAAGSPWRFFKPALGDTALREHAVEALRRVGLEDHQAVVTAELSHGQRRQLEVAVALTLTPKAFVMDEPMAGLGAEGSKTLTGFLDGLRAQAPILLVEHDMDAVFALADRISVLVYGRIIESGTVAEIRNSQAVREAYLGEGA